A window of the Flavobacterium sangjuense genome harbors these coding sequences:
- a CDS encoding DMT family transporter, which produces MSKRTWALIAALLVSLIYGVSFTIAKDVMPTYVKPYGFIILRVLGATILFWAIAFMGPKEKIQLKDFPRIIAAAFFGVALNMLTFFKGLSFTSPISAAVIMVTTPIIVLILSAIIIKEKIKLRKILGILLGLFGTGFLILYGKSIGNATNASLGNLLVFINAVSYAFYLIVVKKLMDKYNAFTFVKWIYSFGLLMVLPFGWSEYQEIQWATIPMPILWEIGFVVVFTTFFTYLFNLVSMRELKPTTVAVFIYLQPLFATVFAIGLGKDELTLVKIVSAVLIFVGVYLVTQKVKTNY; this is translated from the coding sequence ATGTCAAAAAGAACTTGGGCACTAATTGCCGCCTTGCTGGTTTCACTAATTTACGGTGTTTCGTTTACGATTGCCAAAGATGTAATGCCAACCTACGTCAAACCGTACGGGTTTATCATATTGCGTGTTCTTGGAGCTACAATTTTGTTTTGGGCAATTGCTTTTATGGGGCCAAAAGAGAAAATACAACTCAAGGATTTTCCCCGAATAATTGCTGCGGCTTTTTTTGGCGTGGCTTTAAATATGCTGACTTTCTTCAAAGGGTTGAGTTTTACATCTCCTATTTCGGCAGCTGTGATTATGGTTACAACACCAATAATCGTCTTAATTCTTTCGGCAATTATTATCAAAGAAAAGATAAAACTTCGAAAAATTCTGGGGATTTTACTCGGACTTTTTGGCACCGGATTTTTAATTCTGTATGGAAAATCAATTGGCAATGCAACGAATGCTTCGCTTGGCAATTTACTGGTTTTTATCAATGCAGTTTCCTATGCTTTTTATCTGATTGTGGTCAAAAAACTAATGGATAAATATAATGCGTTCACATTCGTTAAATGGATTTACAGTTTTGGGTTGTTGATGGTTTTGCCATTTGGTTGGAGTGAATATCAGGAAATCCAATGGGCAACAATTCCGATGCCTATTCTTTGGGAAATAGGTTTTGTCGTAGTCTTTACAACCTTTTTCACGTATTTATTTAACCTTGTTTCCATGCGTGAATTGAAGCCAACAACGGTTGCTGTTTTTATTTATCTGCAACCGCTTTTTGCTACTGTTTTTGCTATCGGTTTAGGAAAAGACGAATTAACATTGGTTAAAATCGTTTCAGCAGTTTTGATATTTGTCGGCGTTTATCTGGTAACACAAAAAGTGAAAACAAACTACTAA
- a CDS encoding arsenate reductase family protein translates to MTNKIYYLASCDTCRKIIKSLPNSDKLEFQDIRQNPITEKELEEMHSLSGSYEALFSKKAQLYKSMDLKNKSLTEADFKKYILEHYTFLSRPVFIIDDKIYIGNGQKNIIEVIKALS, encoded by the coding sequence ATGACCAATAAAATTTACTATTTAGCTTCCTGCGATACCTGCAGAAAAATTATAAAATCATTGCCAAATTCTGATAAATTGGAATTCCAAGACATTCGTCAAAACCCAATTACAGAAAAAGAATTGGAAGAAATGCATTCGCTTTCCGGAAGCTATGAAGCTTTGTTTAGCAAAAAAGCACAGCTTTATAAATCAATGGATTTGAAAAACAAATCGTTGACCGAAGCTGATTTCAAGAAGTATATCCTGGAACATTACACGTTTTTAAGCCGCCCGGTTTTTATTATCGACGATAAAATATACATTGGCAATGGGCAGAAAAATATCATTGAAGTTATAAAAGCATTGTCGTAA
- the nadD gene encoding nicotinate (nicotinamide) nucleotide adenylyltransferase: MKIGLYFGTFNPIHIGHMIIANHMAEHSDLDQIWMVVTPHNPHKQKTTLLDDYQRLHMVTLATEDFTKIKPSDIEFKLPQPNYTVNTLAHLEEKYPKHEFALIMGEDNLNSLHKWKNYEVILENHHIYVYPRLNSGEIDEQFVNHDKIHRIGAPVIELSSTFIRESIKNKKNVAPMLPQKVWEYIDSSAFYKK, encoded by the coding sequence ATGAAAATAGGATTATACTTCGGAACGTTCAACCCAATCCACATTGGGCACATGATTATCGCAAATCATATGGCTGAACATTCCGATTTGGATCAGATTTGGATGGTGGTGACGCCACATAATCCACACAAACAAAAAACCACTTTGCTCGATGATTACCAGCGTTTGCACATGGTAACGTTAGCCACTGAAGATTTTACCAAAATCAAGCCTTCCGATATCGAATTTAAATTACCGCAGCCCAATTATACCGTAAATACCTTGGCGCATTTGGAAGAAAAATATCCAAAGCATGAGTTTGCCTTAATCATGGGAGAAGACAATCTGAATTCGCTTCACAAATGGAAAAACTACGAAGTGATTCTGGAAAATCATCACATTTATGTGTATCCAAGATTAAACTCCGGCGAAATTGATGAGCAGTTTGTAAACCACGATAAAATCCATCGCATTGGAGCTCCGGTGATTGAGCTTTCATCTACTTTTATCCGCGAAAGCATCAAAAACAAAAAAAATGTAGCGCCTATGTTGCCTCAAAAAGTTTGGGAATATATTGATAGCAGTGCGTTTTATAAGAAGTAG
- a CDS encoding NAD(P)H-dependent glycerol-3-phosphate dehydrogenase, translated as MNKSPKFAVIGGGSWATAIAKMLCVNLDEIAWYMRNESAIDHIKTQRHNPNYLSSVEFDIKKLRLTSDINEAVAYADYIIFAIPSAFLNAELEKLTVSLKDKVIFSAIKGIVPETFLIVGEHFNKKYDIPFDNIGVITGPCHAEEVALERLSYLTIACGDSDKAKVVADILSGNYIKTKISDDIIGTEYAAMLKNIYAIAAGIAHGLGYGDNFQSVIMSNSIREMKKFIKKVHKMKRNINDSAYLGDLLVTGYSVFSRNRMFGNMIGKGYTVKSAMMEMSMVAEGYYAVKSAYKLNQEYKAKTPIIDAVYEILYEGKEAKKVFKKLTEKLD; from the coding sequence ATGAATAAATCTCCAAAATTTGCAGTAATCGGCGGCGGAAGTTGGGCTACCGCAATTGCAAAAATGTTGTGTGTCAATCTGGACGAAATTGCCTGGTACATGCGAAATGAATCGGCAATTGACCATATAAAAACCCAAAGGCACAATCCAAATTACTTGAGTTCGGTTGAGTTTGATATTAAAAAACTCAGATTAACTTCAGATATTAACGAAGCTGTTGCTTACGCAGATTATATCATTTTTGCGATTCCGTCAGCATTCTTAAATGCCGAATTGGAAAAATTAACTGTGAGTTTGAAGGATAAAGTGATTTTCTCTGCCATCAAAGGAATTGTGCCAGAAACATTCCTGATAGTTGGAGAACATTTCAATAAAAAATACGATATTCCTTTTGATAATATTGGTGTAATTACGGGTCCATGTCACGCAGAAGAAGTGGCGCTTGAACGTCTTTCTTATCTGACGATTGCTTGCGGCGATTCAGATAAAGCTAAAGTTGTAGCTGATATTCTCTCGGGGAATTATATCAAAACCAAAATCTCAGACGACATCATCGGAACAGAATATGCCGCAATGCTAAAAAACATCTACGCTATTGCAGCCGGAATTGCACATGGCTTGGGTTATGGTGATAACTTTCAATCGGTTATAATGAGTAATTCCATTCGTGAGATGAAAAAATTCATCAAGAAAGTACACAAGATGAAACGAAATATTAATGATTCTGCTTATTTAGGCGATTTATTGGTAACGGGTTATTCGGTGTTTTCGAGAAACAGAATGTTCGGAAACATGATTGGAAAAGGCTACACGGTAAAATCAGCTATGATGGAAATGTCAATGGTTGCAGAAGGATATTATGCCGTAAAAAGTGCGTATAAACTAAACCAGGAATACAAAGCGAAAACACCAATTATAGATGCGGTTTATGAGATTTTGTATGAAGGAAAAGAAGCCAAAAAAGTATTTAAGAAATTAACCGAAAAATTAGATTAG
- a CDS encoding DinB family protein — MDATFKIWETNRKLYLSLLENYSLEQLNKIPEGFSNNLAWNLGHIIVAQQGLVYRLSGLPTYVSDEMTNTYKNGTKPTGKTTQAEIDELKGLLFSLMEKTKEDYANGKFVTYTEYTTGTGFHLATTMEAMNFNNYHEAMHFGFMMNIRKFI; from the coding sequence ATGGATGCAACTTTCAAAATATGGGAAACCAACAGAAAACTTTATCTATCTCTTTTAGAAAATTATTCGTTGGAACAATTGAACAAAATTCCGGAAGGTTTTAGCAATAATCTGGCTTGGAATTTAGGCCATATAATCGTCGCGCAACAAGGATTGGTGTACCGTCTTTCGGGTTTGCCAACTTATGTTTCTGACGAAATGACAAACACTTATAAAAACGGGACGAAACCAACAGGGAAAACTACCCAAGCCGAAATTGACGAATTAAAAGGGCTTCTTTTTTCATTGATGGAAAAGACAAAAGAAGATTATGCCAACGGCAAATTTGTTACCTATACCGAATATACAACCGGAACCGGATTTCATTTGGCTACGACCATGGAAGCTATGAATTTCAATAATTATCACGAGGCCATGCACTTTGGTTTTATGATGAATATTAGAAAGTTTATATAA
- a CDS encoding YicC/YloC family endoribonuclease gives MIQSMTGFGKATLQLPTKKITVEIKSLNSKGLDLNTRMPSVFREMELGLRNQLSSRLERGKIDFSLYVEITGEETSSKINVPIVRGYINQMKAVIPNADETELMKMAVRMPDALKTERDEIDENDWKKIQTVIDEALENIAQFRKDEGVSLEKEFLHRIANIMTLMNNAVSYDAERVETVKTRLRTALDELKENVDENRFEQELIFYLEKYDITEEKVRLENHLNYFIETIAGTEANGRKLGFITQEMGREINTMGSKSNHTEMQKLVVMMKDELEKIKEQVLNVL, from the coding sequence ATGATACAATCAATGACTGGTTTTGGCAAAGCAACCTTGCAATTACCAACAAAAAAAATTACCGTAGAAATCAAATCGTTAAACTCTAAAGGTTTGGATTTAAATACCAGAATGCCTTCTGTTTTCAGAGAAATGGAATTGGGTTTACGCAACCAGCTTTCGTCGAGATTGGAGCGCGGAAAAATAGATTTTTCCTTGTATGTTGAAATTACCGGTGAAGAAACTTCGTCAAAAATAAATGTGCCGATTGTTAGAGGTTATATCAACCAAATGAAAGCAGTAATTCCGAATGCGGATGAAACCGAATTAATGAAAATGGCAGTCAGAATGCCCGATGCTTTAAAAACGGAGCGCGATGAAATTGACGAAAACGATTGGAAAAAAATCCAAACCGTAATTGACGAAGCGTTGGAAAATATTGCCCAATTCAGAAAAGATGAAGGCGTTTCACTGGAAAAAGAATTCCTGCATCGTATTGCCAATATCATGACATTGATGAATAATGCTGTTTCTTATGATGCCGAACGCGTTGAAACGGTAAAAACCAGATTACGCACCGCTTTGGATGAACTAAAAGAAAACGTAGATGAAAATCGTTTCGAACAGGAATTGATTTTTTATCTGGAGAAATACGATATCACCGAAGAAAAAGTCCGTTTGGAAAACCATTTAAATTATTTCATCGAAACCATAGCAGGAACAGAAGCTAACGGAAGAAAACTAGGTTTCATCACGCAGGAAATGGGAAGAGAGATAAACACTATGGGCTCTAAATCCAATCATACCGAAATGCAAAAACTGGTCGTGATGATGAAAGATGAATTGGAGAAAATCAAAGAGCAGGTTTTGAACGTTTTATAA
- the pheS gene encoding phenylalanine--tRNA ligase subunit alpha codes for MIDKIKEHIEEAKAFNTKNKEALEHFRIKYLGSKGLLKELFVEFKNIPNDQKKDFGQVINTLKTVAEEKVKAIQEELESKEEVKGFYGDLSRPAEPVVIGSRHPISLVKNQIIDIFSTIGFNVSEGPEIEDDWHNFTALNLPEYHPARDMQDTFFIQTNPDVLLRTHTSSVQVRYMENNKPPIRTISPGRVFRNEAVSSRSHCIFHQVEGLYIDKDVSFADLKQTLLYFTKEMFGKSKIRLRPSYFPFTEPSAEVDIYWGLKTETDYRITKGTGWLEIMGCGMVDPNVLKNCGINPDEYNGFAFGMGIERIAMLLYQIGDIRMFYENDVRFLEQFKSSI; via the coding sequence ATGATAGACAAGATTAAAGAACATATTGAAGAAGCTAAAGCATTCAACACCAAAAACAAAGAAGCTTTAGAGCATTTCCGTATCAAATATTTGGGTAGTAAAGGTTTGTTGAAAGAGCTTTTTGTTGAGTTCAAAAACATTCCAAACGACCAGAAAAAGGACTTCGGGCAGGTAATCAATACGTTGAAAACCGTTGCCGAAGAAAAGGTAAAAGCCATTCAGGAAGAATTAGAAAGCAAAGAAGAAGTAAAAGGTTTCTATGGCGATTTATCGCGGCCGGCCGAGCCTGTTGTAATTGGTTCACGTCATCCTATTTCATTGGTGAAAAACCAAATCATTGATATTTTCTCTACTATCGGATTCAATGTTTCAGAAGGTCCGGAAATTGAAGATGACTGGCATAATTTTACCGCCTTGAACTTACCGGAATACCATCCGGCGAGAGATATGCAGGATACGTTTTTCATCCAGACCAATCCTGATGTGTTGTTGAGAACGCACACTTCATCAGTTCAGGTGCGTTATATGGAAAACAACAAACCGCCAATCCGTACGATTTCACCGGGAAGAGTTTTCAGAAACGAAGCTGTTTCTTCGCGTTCGCATTGTATTTTCCATCAGGTGGAAGGTTTGTATATTGACAAAGATGTTTCGTTTGCCGATTTGAAGCAAACGCTTTTATATTTCACCAAAGAAATGTTTGGCAAGTCCAAAATTCGTTTGAGACCAAGCTATTTCCCATTCACCGAGCCAAGTGCTGAGGTTGATATTTATTGGGGTTTAAAAACCGAAACCGATTACCGTATCACCAAAGGAACCGGTTGGTTAGAAATCATGGGCTGCGGAATGGTAGATCCAAACGTTCTGAAAAACTGTGGCATCAATCCGGATGAATACAATGGATTCGCATTCGGAATGGGAATTGAGCGTATTGCGATGTTGTTGTACCAAATTGGCGACATCAGAATGTTCTATGAAAACGATGTGCGTTTCTTGGAGCAGTTTAAGTCAAGCATTTAA
- a CDS encoding tetratricopeptide repeat protein, producing the protein MRKILILLLFVSQVFWAQTAFEQGNKFYEKENYEAAISSYESVVNSGKQSAELYFNLGNSYYKLHKVAPAIYNYEKALLLSPNDTEIKTNLEFARKMTIDDIKVIPKVGFNKLIQDFTAKYYYDTWAWIAVAFAFLFLLFFVGYYFSHSTALKRVFFFGMFLWLIGIGLSTASGFYEKGRMDNERPAIVFAETASVKSEPKSTATDAFVLHEGTKVYILESIANWKKVELTDETTGWIEDSAIKEIKN; encoded by the coding sequence ATGAGAAAGATATTGATTTTACTACTATTTGTTTCTCAGGTTTTTTGGGCGCAAACCGCTTTTGAACAAGGAAACAAATTCTACGAAAAAGAAAATTACGAAGCTGCCATTTCAAGTTATGAAAGCGTAGTAAATTCAGGAAAACAATCGGCTGAACTGTATTTTAATTTAGGAAATTCCTATTACAAATTGCACAAGGTGGCACCTGCGATTTACAATTATGAAAAAGCCTTATTGCTGAGTCCAAACGATACTGAAATAAAAACCAACTTAGAATTCGCCCGAAAAATGACGATTGATGATATTAAAGTCATTCCAAAAGTAGGCTTTAATAAACTCATTCAGGATTTCACCGCCAAATATTATTATGATACCTGGGCTTGGATTGCGGTGGCTTTTGCATTCCTGTTTTTACTGTTTTTTGTGGGTTATTACTTTTCTCATTCAACCGCTTTGAAACGTGTTTTCTTTTTTGGAATGTTTCTGTGGCTCATCGGAATTGGTCTTAGTACAGCTTCCGGTTTTTATGAAAAAGGGCGAATGGATAATGAAAGACCTGCTATCGTTTTTGCCGAAACTGCATCCGTAAAAAGCGAACCAAAAAGTACTGCGACAGACGCATTTGTGCTTCACGAAGGAACCAAAGTGTACATACTGGAAAGCATCGCCAACTGGAAAAAAGTTGAACTCACCGACGAAACTACCGGCTGGATTGAAGACAGCGCGATTAAGGAAATTAAGAATTAG
- the gmk gene encoding guanylate kinase: MNKGKLLVFSAPSGSGKTTIVRHLLAQPELNLEFSISAATRELRGEEVDGKDYYFMSIEEFKKHIKADDFIEWEEVYRDNFYGTLKSEVERIWAKGKNVIFDIDVSGGLRIKHKFPVETLAVFVKPPSVDELKRRLKERSTESDDKINMRIAKAHVELATAPQFDTIIKNYDLDIAKKEAYELVKEFIK, encoded by the coding sequence ATGAACAAAGGAAAATTATTAGTATTCTCAGCGCCATCAGGATCGGGAAAAACCACTATAGTCAGACATTTATTAGCACAACCTGAGTTGAATCTGGAATTTTCCATTTCGGCGGCAACACGTGAACTTCGTGGCGAAGAAGTGGATGGTAAAGATTATTATTTTATGTCGATTGAAGAATTCAAAAAACATATTAAAGCGGATGATTTTATCGAATGGGAAGAAGTCTATCGCGATAATTTTTACGGGACATTAAAAAGTGAAGTCGAGCGGATTTGGGCAAAAGGTAAAAACGTAATTTTCGATATTGATGTTTCAGGCGGATTGCGAATAAAACATAAATTTCCGGTTGAAACCTTAGCCGTTTTTGTAAAACCACCAAGTGTTGACGAACTAAAACGCCGCTTAAAAGAACGTTCTACTGAAAGTGATGACAAAATCAATATGCGTATTGCTAAAGCCCACGTTGAATTAGCAACTGCCCCGCAGTTTGACACCATCATCAAGAATTATGATTTGGATATTGCTAAAAAAGAGGCATACGAATTAGTTAAAGAGTTTATTAAATAA